One Edaphobacter flagellatus genomic region harbors:
- the aqpZ gene encoding aquaporin Z encodes MPLFKRASAEFFGTFWLVFGGCGSAVLAAAFPQLGIGFVGVAFAFGLTVLTMAYAIGHISGCHLNPAVSVGLVVGKRFPASELLPYIVAQVAGAIAASGVLYLIASGKDGFSLAGGFASNGYGLHSPGGYNLAACFIAEVVLTAFFLLVILGATDERAPKGFAPIAIGLCLTLIHLISIPVTNTSVNPARSTGPALFVGGWALSQLWLFWVAPIVGAIVGGLISNFFFAAPQAPVREELSR; translated from the coding sequence ATGCCGCTTTTCAAACGTGCATCTGCTGAGTTCTTCGGGACCTTCTGGCTTGTCTTCGGAGGCTGCGGCAGCGCGGTCCTGGCCGCCGCCTTTCCGCAACTCGGCATCGGATTTGTGGGTGTCGCTTTTGCCTTCGGCCTTACCGTGCTGACGATGGCCTATGCTATCGGCCACATCTCGGGCTGCCATCTGAATCCGGCTGTTTCGGTCGGACTCGTGGTGGGCAAGCGCTTCCCTGCCTCTGAGCTTCTGCCTTATATCGTTGCCCAGGTTGCCGGTGCGATTGCTGCATCGGGTGTGCTTTATCTGATCGCCAGCGGCAAGGATGGCTTTTCGCTCGCAGGCGGCTTTGCTTCGAACGGATACGGTCTGCATTCTCCTGGGGGATACAACCTGGCGGCATGCTTCATCGCCGAAGTCGTGCTGACGGCGTTCTTCCTGCTCGTTATTCTCGGTGCGACCGATGAACGTGCGCCGAAGGGCTTCGCCCCCATCGCTATCGGCCTCTGCCTGACGCTGATTCACCTGATCAGCATTCCGGTGACGAACACCTCGGTGAATCCTGCCCGTTCGACCGGCCCGGCGCTGTTCGTCGGAGGCTGGGCGTTGAGCCAGCTCTGGCTCTTCTGGGTTGCTCCCATTGTGGGAGCCATTGTCGGTGGTCTGATCTCGAACTTTTTCTTCGCGGCTCCACAGGCTCCTGTTCGCGAAGAGCTGTCGCGCTAG
- the deoC gene encoding deoxyribose-phosphate aldolase, producing MMSTLSPTASEIFDAKAFTAHAFSSPKNLAAVLDHTLLKPDATRTQVLQICHEAADHGFACAMVNPTWVQLAVEALKGTGVPVGVVIGFPLGATLSASKRDETARVLKYGAHDVDMVLNIGLLKSATTADYEAVKQDIRGVVELAHGAGAIVKVILETCLLTYEEKLRASELALSAGADFLKTSTGFSTGGATVDDIALLRSVAGNRAGVKASGGVRSLADATAMLGAGATRIGASASVKIVNELAGVDQSAAAAAAGY from the coding sequence ATGATGAGCACCCTGTCACCGACTGCATCTGAGATCTTCGACGCCAAAGCCTTTACCGCTCATGCATTCTCTTCTCCTAAAAATCTTGCTGCCGTGCTGGACCATACGCTGCTGAAGCCGGATGCTACGCGGACGCAGGTGCTGCAGATCTGCCATGAAGCGGCTGACCACGGTTTTGCGTGCGCCATGGTGAATCCGACGTGGGTGCAGCTCGCAGTGGAGGCGCTGAAGGGGACGGGGGTTCCGGTTGGCGTCGTCATCGGTTTCCCACTTGGAGCGACGCTTTCGGCCTCGAAGCGGGATGAGACGGCGCGGGTGCTGAAGTATGGCGCGCACGACGTGGACATGGTGCTGAACATCGGCCTGCTGAAGAGCGCGACGACTGCCGACTATGAAGCCGTGAAGCAGGACATTCGCGGCGTGGTGGAGTTGGCACACGGCGCGGGCGCGATTGTGAAGGTGATTCTGGAGACATGCCTGCTGACTTATGAAGAAAAGCTGCGGGCCTCGGAGCTGGCGCTTTCGGCTGGGGCGGACTTTCTGAAGACTTCGACCGGGTTTTCGACCGGCGGTGCAACGGTGGACGACATTGCGTTGCTGCGCAGCGTTGCCGGGAACCGCGCGGGCGTGAAGGCTTCGGGAGGCGTGCGATCGCTGGCCGATGCCACAGCGATGCTGGGGGCGGGCGCGACGCGCATAGGAGCAAGCGCGAGCGTGAAGATCGTGAACGAGCTTGCCGGCGTGGACCAGTCTGCTGCAGCGGCTGCGGCAGGCTATTAG
- a CDS encoding MFS transporter, translating into MRIQWPKWALATLFLVDGTGFGLWAAHVPVFKQNLHLGNGQLSAALLSLVGGAILTMPVMGHLIERFGSRTVIRVVALAYVAMLALLAEANSYAVLILFAGMYGAAKGALDVTVNAQAIAVEQHYGRSSMSLLQGCWSVGGLLGASMTSVLLKHGMPLRFNMSVGAALMGAAVLAVLSLLVEEERKPHQKTKFVFPDAALLKLAMIAFFGLFAEGAIGDWAAVYLRSSLGASLSAAAAGYATYAISMASGRFLGDWLIGRFEDRTILIGSGLLIAAGFGCTLVSHSLAVGVFGLVLTGAGVANIIPVIMTLAGRNTRMGAGPAISALSTIGYFGFLAGPPLIGWLAVGLGLGKALVLVVIAGVVVALGPVLFSIRQETAVEVGA; encoded by the coding sequence ATGCGGATTCAGTGGCCAAAGTGGGCGCTTGCAACGTTGTTCCTGGTGGATGGGACGGGATTTGGCTTGTGGGCGGCGCATGTACCGGTCTTCAAGCAGAATCTGCACCTTGGAAATGGCCAGTTGAGCGCAGCATTGCTGAGCCTGGTGGGTGGCGCGATTCTGACGATGCCGGTGATGGGCCATTTGATCGAGCGGTTCGGCAGCAGGACAGTCATTCGCGTTGTTGCATTGGCGTATGTGGCGATGCTGGCCTTATTGGCCGAGGCAAACAGTTATGCTGTGCTGATTCTGTTTGCCGGGATGTACGGCGCGGCGAAGGGGGCACTCGATGTCACGGTGAACGCGCAGGCGATTGCCGTGGAACAGCACTATGGCCGTTCGAGTATGAGTCTGCTGCAGGGATGCTGGAGTGTGGGTGGATTGCTTGGCGCCAGCATGACGAGTGTGCTGTTGAAGCATGGAATGCCACTGCGCTTCAATATGTCGGTCGGCGCAGCTTTGATGGGAGCCGCGGTGCTGGCCGTTCTGTCGCTTCTGGTGGAGGAGGAGCGCAAGCCGCATCAGAAGACGAAGTTCGTCTTTCCGGACGCAGCGTTGCTGAAGCTGGCGATGATTGCGTTCTTCGGATTATTTGCTGAAGGCGCGATAGGCGATTGGGCTGCGGTGTACCTGCGTTCGAGTTTGGGGGCGAGCCTGTCGGCAGCTGCGGCGGGCTATGCGACGTATGCGATCTCGATGGCGAGCGGGCGCTTTCTCGGCGACTGGCTCATCGGAAGATTCGAGGACAGGACGATCCTGATTGGCAGCGGCTTGCTGATCGCGGCGGGATTCGGCTGCACGCTGGTGTCGCATTCGCTGGCCGTTGGTGTCTTCGGGCTGGTGCTGACGGGAGCAGGCGTGGCCAACATCATTCCTGTGATCATGACGCTGGCGGGAAGAAACACGCGCATGGGCGCAGGCCCGGCGATCTCGGCGCTGTCGACGATCGGATACTTCGGGTTCCTGGCGGGGCCTCCATTGATTGGATGGCTTGCGGTGGGATTGGGCCTTGGGAAGGCGTTGGTGCTGGTGGTGATTGCAGGTGTGGTGGTTGCGCTAGGGCCAGTGCTCTTTTCGATCAGGCAAGAGACGGCGGTCGAGGTGGGAGCCTAA
- a CDS encoding PAS domain-containing protein: protein MKKLVAKSRRICPPEQVIVVLFSAFAVFFAVQLFANHVLPSLKNFWIELFSAAVAILFTVDALPRIQRALRGPAPAMVDEESFVAAAENSIDDFYIFSGIPDASGQIVDFRFAYINPVAERRLRAQRENLLGRALSEVRPVAVTKGLIARYQEVVRTGIPYDGEVYLDDDRITATWLHVHAVKLGDGIAITSRDITRQKQGHDRASFLAEYGLLTGLANRPMLTTRLNAAIHRMKS, encoded by the coding sequence ATGAAAAAGCTTGTGGCCAAGTCGAGACGGATTTGCCCTCCGGAACAGGTTATCGTCGTCCTGTTTTCTGCCTTTGCCGTGTTCTTTGCGGTTCAGCTATTTGCGAACCACGTCCTACCCTCGCTCAAAAATTTCTGGATCGAGCTCTTCAGTGCGGCCGTAGCGATCCTCTTTACCGTAGACGCTCTTCCACGGATTCAGCGTGCACTCAGGGGACCTGCCCCGGCGATGGTGGATGAAGAGAGCTTTGTCGCCGCCGCCGAAAACAGTATCGACGACTTTTACATCTTCTCCGGCATCCCGGACGCCTCAGGTCAGATCGTCGACTTCCGTTTCGCCTACATCAATCCCGTCGCAGAGCGCCGCCTGCGGGCGCAGCGCGAAAACCTGCTTGGACGTGCGCTTTCCGAGGTCCGCCCCGTTGCCGTTACTAAAGGACTGATCGCCCGATATCAGGAAGTGGTTCGCACCGGCATACCTTACGACGGCGAGGTGTACCTGGACGATGACCGCATTACCGCCACTTGGCTGCATGTTCACGCGGTCAAACTGGGAGATGGCATCGCCATCACCAGCCGCGACATTACCCGACAGAAACAGGGACACGACCGCGCCAGTTTCCTGGCAGAGTATGGCCTCTTAACAGGGCTGGCCAACCGACCCATGCTCACCACGCGTCTCAACGCCGCCATCCATCGCATGAAATCCTGA
- a CDS encoding HAD family acid phosphatase, producing MTRQISFLVTLLFLTPALTSSQQPQGVTIPVTCSVSHDVPNPKRQPGPHDPKSVSEAEALRMDEDGRKQAGFLSMPEPENFGIVRYRIAEYASCKDAAHCYWIDLQAQLDRAKAELKRLAATRKRDEKLAMVLDIDETSMSSYCELQREGFGFNAMQYNQWLVSPDASIAIPGTLELYNEALANKIAVFFITGRSHEQYEATARNLKLAGYDNWKGLILRDEEERTLDTTWYKSHERQKIVDQHYRIVLSVGDQWSDLNGSPAAEVSVKLPNPFYFLP from the coding sequence GTGACCCGCCAAATCTCGTTTCTCGTCACGCTCTTGTTTCTGACGCCTGCGCTGACGAGTTCGCAGCAGCCGCAGGGCGTTACGATCCCGGTGACGTGCAGCGTCTCACACGATGTTCCGAATCCGAAGCGTCAGCCGGGGCCGCACGACCCGAAGTCCGTCTCCGAAGCCGAGGCGCTGCGGATGGATGAAGACGGCCGTAAACAGGCTGGCTTCCTCTCGATGCCGGAGCCGGAGAATTTCGGCATCGTGCGTTATCGCATCGCCGAGTATGCGAGCTGCAAGGATGCAGCGCACTGCTACTGGATCGATCTGCAGGCTCAGCTCGATCGCGCGAAGGCAGAGCTGAAACGTCTGGCGGCGACTCGCAAGCGGGATGAAAAGCTGGCGATGGTGCTGGACATCGATGAGACGAGCATGTCGTCGTATTGCGAGCTGCAACGCGAGGGCTTCGGCTTCAATGCCATGCAATATAACCAGTGGCTGGTTTCGCCGGATGCTTCGATTGCGATTCCGGGAACACTGGAGCTTTACAACGAGGCGCTGGCCAACAAGATCGCTGTGTTCTTCATCACGGGCCGTTCGCATGAGCAGTACGAGGCAACGGCGCGTAATTTGAAGCTCGCGGGATACGACAACTGGAAGGGTCTGATCCTTCGCGATGAAGAGGAACGGACGCTGGATACGACGTGGTACAAGTCGCATGAGCGGCAGAAGATTGTGGACCAGCATTACCGCATCGTTCTGAGCGTCGGCGATCAGTGGAGCGACCTGAATGGGAGTCCTGCGGCAGAGGTCAGCGTGAAGCTGCCCAATCCGTTCTACTTCCTGCCGTGA
- a CDS encoding M48 family metalloprotease, with amino-acid sequence MSSPLVAIFEEQYRELRPRAPMPPFDIRFRRFTSLNTTIRLREGRLHVRLSDILEHAPDSVHHAIAHILLAKLYRKPIAPSHADRYRRHVSSEAVSRQAEHVRQTRGRKRILTPQGHHFDLNEVFDSLNARFFHGLLGKPILTWSAHHARRMLGHYDAAHNTIVVSRVFDRPDTPRAAIEYLLYHEMLHLKHPVRVKAGRRCVHSREFQAEERLFPHLEEAKAYLRRL; translated from the coding sequence GTGTCATCTCCCCTCGTCGCAATCTTTGAAGAGCAGTATCGTGAGCTGCGCCCGCGCGCTCCGATGCCTCCATTCGATATCCGCTTTCGCCGCTTCACCTCTCTCAATACAACGATTCGACTTCGCGAAGGACGGCTGCACGTTCGCCTGTCGGACATCCTCGAACATGCGCCGGATTCGGTCCATCATGCGATCGCGCATATCCTGCTGGCAAAGCTGTATCGCAAGCCGATCGCGCCCAGCCACGCAGACCGCTATCGCCGTCACGTCTCTTCAGAAGCCGTCTCACGGCAGGCAGAGCATGTGCGACAGACGCGTGGACGCAAACGCATCCTCACACCGCAAGGACACCATTTCGACCTCAACGAGGTCTTCGACTCGCTCAACGCCCGCTTCTTCCATGGCCTGTTGGGAAAACCTATCCTGACGTGGAGCGCGCATCACGCCCGTCGCATGCTCGGGCACTACGATGCCGCGCACAACACCATCGTCGTCAGTCGCGTCTTCGATCGCCCGGACACGCCGCGCGCTGCTATCGAATATCTGCTCTATCACGAGATGTTGCACCTCAAGCATCCTGTGCGCGTAAAGGCAGGCCGCCGCTGTGTGCACTCACGAGAATTTCAAGCCGAGGAACGGCTCTTCCCTCATCTCGAAGAGGCGAAGGCATATTTGCGGCGCCTCTAA
- the hpt gene encoding hypoxanthine phosphoribosyltransferase yields MPSSTAPAPTAFFPSPETMDVLFSKEEIAARTKEIGTQISKDYEGQSVVLIGVLKGAAIFLSDLARAIKVDNTFDFVAVSSYGRARVSSGAVKLIKDIDNPIEGKHVIIVEDILDTGLTLNYLRGLMLQHKPASLKIATCLDKPERRLVPIEADYVAFKIPNRFVIGYGMDYAERYRGVEDIRIFPEDAAH; encoded by the coding sequence ATGCCATCCAGCACAGCCCCCGCACCGACCGCCTTTTTCCCTTCGCCCGAAACCATGGATGTTCTGTTCTCGAAAGAAGAGATCGCCGCTCGCACGAAGGAGATCGGCACACAGATATCAAAGGATTACGAAGGCCAGTCCGTCGTGCTGATCGGCGTACTCAAGGGCGCTGCCATCTTCCTCTCGGACCTTGCACGCGCCATCAAGGTCGATAACACCTTCGACTTCGTTGCCGTCTCGAGCTATGGCCGCGCGCGTGTCTCTTCCGGCGCAGTCAAGCTGATCAAGGACATCGACAACCCCATTGAGGGCAAGCACGTGATCATCGTCGAGGACATTCTCGACACCGGCCTGACGCTGAATTATCTGCGCGGCCTGATGCTGCAGCACAAGCCGGCGTCGCTGAAGATCGCGACGTGCCTCGATAAGCCGGAGCGCCGGCTGGTGCCGATCGAAGCGGATTACGTCGCCTTCAAGATTCCCAACCGCTTCGTGATTGGCTATGGCATGGACTATGCCGAGCGTTATCGCGGCGTGGAAGATATTCGGATCTTCCCGGAAGACGCGGCACACTAA
- a CDS encoding tetratricopeptide repeat protein, whose product MSRTLQYLRRTTIAGPALLLLAIIFTPALHAQLPAGTRDAASERQQDPLRMQASEALQKGDYATAAKLLSTLAEKNPNDAQVLYNLGSAQDALDQTPQAEGSYRRAIAASPNLLEPHLALGLLLARTGKTAEAHTELAAAAAIPNGDPALRGRAYRAMARIDQPGNPSGASDELLAALKLTPETPDDILLAGELAQANNDPAAAEAAFRRLIAADPDNAEATAALVHLLLQQKKTDQAEPLLNAALKKHPDDPALNAQLASLYESDENPANAAKALPIVEKLHAANPQDASVVRLLARLYSRNGQYDKALPLVAALSAASPNDPTLLDDQADILIRLHRSGEAQPLLQRAIADPKAFPTPQAYGVAASHLAFAASANNDPTTTLRALELRDKVLAQTPSSLFLAATAHDKLHQVKQASDLYKQFLSVAKGQYPDEEWEAKHRLVSLEHMK is encoded by the coding sequence ATGTCCCGGACATTGCAATACCTCAGACGAACCACCATCGCCGGACCGGCGCTGCTCTTGCTGGCCATCATCTTTACTCCAGCGCTCCATGCCCAGCTTCCTGCCGGGACCCGGGACGCTGCCTCCGAGCGCCAGCAGGACCCGCTGCGTATGCAGGCCAGCGAAGCCCTGCAAAAAGGCGACTACGCAACAGCCGCAAAGCTCCTCTCTACACTCGCGGAGAAAAACCCCAACGATGCGCAGGTGCTCTACAACCTGGGCTCTGCTCAGGACGCCCTCGACCAGACGCCACAAGCCGAAGGCAGCTATCGTCGCGCCATCGCCGCCAGCCCGAACCTGCTGGAGCCACACCTCGCCCTCGGCCTTCTACTGGCTCGCACCGGAAAAACCGCCGAAGCGCATACCGAATTAGCCGCTGCTGCTGCGATTCCCAATGGCGATCCTGCACTTCGCGGCCGCGCGTATCGCGCCATGGCCCGGATCGACCAGCCTGGCAATCCTTCGGGCGCAAGCGATGAGCTGCTCGCGGCGCTCAAGCTCACCCCCGAAACTCCCGACGACATCCTGCTCGCGGGCGAACTGGCTCAGGCGAACAACGATCCCGCCGCAGCCGAAGCTGCGTTCCGCCGCCTCATCGCCGCCGATCCGGATAATGCAGAAGCGACCGCTGCGCTTGTTCATCTTCTGCTTCAGCAAAAAAAGACCGATCAGGCTGAACCTCTGCTGAACGCTGCTCTTAAAAAACATCCTGACGATCCTGCTCTGAATGCACAACTGGCTTCGCTCTACGAGTCGGACGAAAATCCCGCCAACGCGGCCAAAGCCCTTCCTATCGTCGAAAAGCTCCACGCCGCCAATCCGCAGGACGCCTCCGTTGTCCGCCTGCTTGCCCGCCTTTATAGCCGCAACGGTCAGTACGACAAGGCGCTGCCTCTGGTGGCAGCACTCTCCGCCGCTTCACCCAACGACCCGACGCTGCTCGACGACCAGGCCGATATCCTCATCCGCCTCCACCGATCCGGCGAAGCCCAGCCTCTGCTCCAACGCGCAATCGCTGATCCTAAAGCCTTTCCCACGCCACAGGCCTACGGCGTCGCCGCCAGCCACCTGGCCTTCGCCGCCTCGGCCAACAACGACCCGACGACGACCTTGCGCGCGCTTGAGCTGCGTGATAAAGTGCTGGCTCAAACACCGTCGTCACTATTCCTAGCGGCTACGGCGCACGATAAACTCCACCAGGTCAAGCAGGCGTCTGACCTGTACAAACAGTTCCTTTCCGTGGCGAAAGGGCAATATCCTGACGAGGAGTGGGAGGCAAAACACCGCCTCGTATCCCTCGAACACATGAAGTAA
- a CDS encoding LysR substrate-binding domain-containing protein: MSLNFDTLRAFVVLSEELNFGRTAKRLNISQPALTKQIKRLEEEIGGRLFERTTGRVELTSAGEALRERSRTLMYDAAAWESFARQATRGELGSLRIGFGIATLGDLLPRAVIAFRKNFPNVMLEMHDLASRTQIEGLLEGILDLGFVRLPVTASGLEVVPILEEELLIAVAHTRFTKTHIRLKDLRNEPFVLIASSISNTFRQHTLSVCSAAGFTPNVIQEASELFTVLNLVRAGLGVSLVPSTARRMRVPGVRFVPLVTPAAKWKIGMAWRKDRWQRVRSFAEIVTAIVKAAPEPDARVFPQRKS; the protein is encoded by the coding sequence ATGAGCCTAAACTTCGACACATTGCGTGCATTCGTGGTTCTCTCCGAAGAACTCAACTTCGGACGCACCGCCAAGCGGCTCAACATCTCGCAGCCTGCACTCACCAAGCAGATCAAGCGGCTCGAAGAAGAGATCGGCGGACGCCTCTTCGAACGCACCACCGGGCGCGTCGAGCTCACCTCCGCCGGCGAAGCCCTGCGCGAACGTTCCCGCACGCTGATGTACGACGCTGCCGCATGGGAGTCCTTCGCCCGTCAAGCCACACGCGGCGAGCTCGGCAGCCTGCGCATCGGCTTCGGCATCGCCACGCTTGGTGACCTGCTCCCTCGAGCCGTCATCGCCTTCCGCAAAAACTTCCCCAACGTCATGCTCGAGATGCACGACCTCGCTTCACGCACACAAATCGAAGGCTTGCTTGAAGGCATCCTCGATCTCGGCTTCGTCCGTCTGCCCGTCACAGCTTCTGGCCTTGAGGTCGTACCCATCCTTGAAGAAGAGCTTCTCATCGCCGTCGCACATACGCGCTTCACCAAGACACATATCCGGCTCAAAGACTTGCGCAACGAACCGTTCGTCCTTATCGCCTCGTCCATCTCCAACACCTTCCGCCAGCACACCCTCAGCGTCTGCTCGGCGGCAGGCTTTACCCCGAATGTCATTCAAGAGGCCAGCGAACTCTTCACCGTATTGAACCTCGTGCGAGCGGGACTAGGCGTCAGCCTGGTTCCCTCTACCGCGCGCCGCATGCGTGTGCCCGGTGTCCGCTTTGTTCCTCTCGTTACGCCCGCGGCCAAGTGGAAGATCGGCATGGCATGGAGAAAGGACCGATGGCAACGGGTGCGCTCCTTCGCCGAAATCGTCACAGCTATCGTCAAAGCTGCGCCAGAGCCAGATGCGCGCGTTTTTCCACAGAGAAAGTCTTGA
- a CDS encoding LLM class flavin-dependent oxidoreductase yields the protein MTAPKRELRLSVLDQSPVPAGFAPADALQNSIALARLVDNLGYTRFWMSEHHSMDTLACTAPEILLARIGAETSRIRIGSGGIMLPHYTPLKVAEVFRTLYGLYPGRVDLGLGRAPGGGPSETIALRRSRKAPMEDDFPEQVTELLAFLEEDFPENHPFSRVKAMPAPVQNGHYAGPEVWMLGSSMWSSAAAVEFGLPYAFAHFFSPVKTREAIETYIRHFRPGIRLPQPEATVAVGVICAETDEEAEYLASSVRLLQRRIRLGDRRPIAAPEDALRELHAYADVPMEEGEWPRYFVGSPSHVRNQLEDMASQLGINELIVNTIVWDQAKRLRSYELLAHEFNLVKPPEMLTTTIQRE from the coding sequence ATGACCGCACCAAAGCGAGAATTGCGGCTGTCTGTCCTCGACCAGTCGCCTGTACCGGCAGGTTTTGCGCCCGCCGACGCATTGCAAAACTCCATTGCCCTGGCTCGCCTCGTCGACAACCTTGGCTACACGCGCTTCTGGATGTCCGAGCATCACTCCATGGACACCCTCGCCTGCACTGCGCCCGAGATTCTGCTCGCGCGCATCGGTGCCGAGACCTCCCGCATCCGCATCGGCTCCGGCGGAATCATGCTGCCGCATTACACGCCCCTCAAGGTGGCCGAAGTCTTCCGCACCCTCTATGGCCTCTATCCCGGTCGCGTCGATCTTGGGCTGGGCCGTGCTCCTGGAGGCGGCCCGTCGGAGACCATCGCGCTGCGCCGCAGCCGCAAGGCGCCCATGGAAGATGACTTCCCCGAGCAGGTCACGGAGCTGCTCGCCTTCTTGGAAGAAGATTTTCCCGAGAATCACCCCTTCAGCCGGGTCAAGGCCATGCCCGCCCCCGTGCAGAACGGCCACTACGCGGGGCCCGAGGTCTGGATGCTTGGCTCCAGCATGTGGAGCTCCGCCGCAGCCGTCGAGTTTGGCCTGCCCTATGCCTTCGCGCATTTCTTCTCGCCCGTCAAAACCCGCGAAGCCATCGAAACCTACATCCGCCACTTCCGCCCCGGCATCCGTCTGCCTCAGCCCGAGGCTACCGTCGCCGTCGGCGTCATCTGCGCTGAAACTGACGAAGAGGCAGAGTACCTCGCCTCCAGCGTCCGGCTCCTGCAGCGCCGCATCCGGCTCGGCGACCGACGCCCCATCGCAGCTCCGGAGGACGCCCTTCGCGAGCTGCACGCCTACGCCGATGTCCCCATGGAAGAGGGCGAGTGGCCTCGCTACTTCGTCGGTTCGCCATCGCATGTGCGCAACCAGCTTGAAGACATGGCCTCCCAACTCGGCATCAACGAGCTGATCGTCAACACCATCGTCTGGGATCAGGCAAAACGCCTCCGCAGCTATGAGCTTCTCGCGCACGAGTTCAATCTTGTCAAGCCCCCTGAAATGCTAACCACCACAATCCAAAGGGAATAA
- a CDS encoding prolipoprotein diacylglyceryl transferase produces MYPYIDLGPVHLGTFGLLLWLAAVVATIVLHKNFIRNGVDADALSIVAFVVIAGVIGAKTWHELQSLGELRASLRQIAAPGWSHPLDVLMGFLHWFQAGFAWFGGMLAGIAMLMWQGRTARFKGALEGTLGERVGPIRMLDLAAPAAAIGYGVGRIGCLLSGDGDYGIKTTLPWGVHMRPDALVPTPDLVQPTPVYEFLFAVVLAWWLWQRGKKHLPIGVLTGEYLVLSGIGRFLVEFVRINPRLYWGMSNAQVAALGSVVAGALLVVVARSKNVQWAPEIAEDSRV; encoded by the coding sequence ATGTATCCGTATATCGATCTAGGCCCGGTACACCTGGGAACATTCGGGTTGCTGCTGTGGCTGGCTGCCGTAGTGGCAACCATCGTGCTCCACAAAAACTTCATACGCAACGGCGTCGACGCCGACGCGCTCAGCATCGTAGCCTTTGTCGTCATCGCCGGAGTGATCGGCGCCAAAACCTGGCACGAACTGCAGAGCCTGGGCGAGTTGCGAGCGTCCCTGCGTCAGATCGCCGCTCCCGGCTGGAGCCATCCGCTGGATGTGCTGATGGGCTTCCTGCATTGGTTTCAGGCAGGATTCGCCTGGTTTGGCGGTATGCTCGCCGGGATCGCCATGCTGATGTGGCAGGGACGAACGGCCCGATTCAAGGGGGCGCTTGAAGGGACGCTCGGCGAAAGAGTCGGTCCCATTCGTATGCTCGACCTTGCTGCTCCCGCCGCGGCCATCGGTTATGGCGTGGGTCGAATCGGCTGCCTGCTCTCCGGAGATGGCGATTACGGCATCAAGACCACGCTGCCGTGGGGTGTGCACATGAGGCCGGACGCTCTGGTGCCTACGCCAGATCTGGTGCAACCGACACCTGTCTACGAGTTCCTGTTTGCTGTAGTTCTTGCATGGTGGCTCTGGCAGCGTGGCAAAAAGCATCTGCCGATAGGCGTGCTCACCGGCGAGTACCTCGTCCTGAGCGGTATCGGACGTTTTCTGGTGGAGTTCGTACGCATCAACCCAAGGCTCTACTGGGGCATGAGCAACGCGCAGGTTGCAGCCCTTGGCTCAGTTGTCGCAGGGGCGCTTCTCGTCGTTGTCGCGCGATCGAAGAATGTGCAATGGGCTCCCGAGATCGCCGAAGATTCAAGAGTGTAA